One region of Vitis vinifera cultivar Pinot Noir 40024 chromosome 1, ASM3070453v1 genomic DNA includes:
- the LOC100267666 gene encoding probable BOI-related E3 ubiquitin-protein ligase 3, producing the protein MAVQAQYPSSNTFCIRSNPLEEIQQLQNMNGTPFGGYQNYGIAGQHILNGTVFSEPESDLTCNASGSRKRTRENQMVATLKTHQLHYQHQLLPTPSPPNLPAAPTATAATSASPLHMFPELPNNRLHDDGAGTSASGTSSLSSIPQQLYSYLCTHNLDLDTFIRHQNQKLRLIVEETRKKHCRSLLSIIEQQSLKRLEEKEIELENVSRVNVHLQEKVKQISEENQMWFNAAKNSEARVSSLRSSLEQMLVQNAGQQAIEGFGETEGVAEDAESCCNTETDEAETRVRRVNVELKQRKTCKCCGGADISVLLLPCRHLCVCKDCEMRVESCPICNSVKNATLRVFMS; encoded by the exons ATGGCCGTGCAGGCTCAATATCCTTCTTCCAATACTTTCTG CATTCGGAGCAATCCCTTGGAGGAGATTCAACAGTTGCAGAACATGAACGGGACTCCATTTGGCGGTTACCAGAATTACG GCATAGCCGGGCAGCATATATTGAACGGAACAGTATTCAGTGAACCAGAGAGCGATTTGACTTGCAATGCGTCCGGATCCCGCAAGAGGACTAGAGAGAATCAAATGGTTGCTACCCTCAAAACTCACCAACTCCATTACCAACACCAGCTTCTTCCAACGCCCTCTCCCCCTAACCTTCCCGCAGCCCCTACAGCAACAGCTGCCACTTCCGCATCGCCCTTGCACATGTTCCCTGAACTACCCAACAATAGATTGCATGATGATGGCGCAGGAACTTCTGCCAGCGGAACATCTTCCCTCTCCTCCATCCCCCAACAGCTCTATTCCTATCTCTGCACCCACAATCTAGACTTGGACACATTCATCCGACATCAG AACCAGAAACTCAGATTGATAGTGGAGGAGACGCGAAAGAAACATTGCAGATCCTTGCTGTCGATTATTGAGCAGCAGTCTCTGAAGAGGCTGGAGGAGAAGGAAATAGAGTTGGAAAACGTGAGCAGAGTAAACGTCCATCTCCAAGAGAAGGTGAAGCAGATAAGTGAGGAGAACCAGATGTGGTTCAATGCTGCAAAGAATAGTGAAGCCAGGGTGTCGAGCCTGAGGTCGAGCCTAGAACAGATGCTGGTCCAAAACGCGGGTCAGCAAGCAATTGAAGGCTTTGGGGAGACGGAGGGAGTAGCGGAAGACGCAGAGTCGTGCTGCAACACAGAAACAGACGAAGCGGAGACAAGGGTAAGAAGAGTGAACGTGGAGCTGAAACAACGGAAGACGTGCAAATGTTGTGGAGGGGCAGATATCTCGGTACTTCTTCTGCCATGTCGTCATCTGTGCGTTTGCAAAGACTGTGAGATGAGGGTGGAATCATGCCCCATCTGCAACTCCGTCAAGAACGCCACCTTACGTGTCTTCATGTCCTAG
- the LOC100264381 gene encoding probable protein phosphatase 2C 40 → MKRPEDIPVPSRDLSVSFGYQCSTTSPPSVNVPNGIDFSDGFMIQNSNMKTRSSSFSCLSGAALSANATLANTNICNGFIGEEILPSLDSPRSFKRMASSPSLSRVDSVFSSSQSSMTTLGGSASTENDFVESERNLWKSMSAPTRIESSSFLNAIDVQMAGGAAGEDRVQAVCSEENGWLFCGIYDGFNGRDAADFLAGTLYENIGFYLHLLEWRAKKQHDPFESTLEDDTVRNEMFGHIAPNISDSGGVGTIVPHSSGGEFTCEQFHHSVTDCLIRAVAQAESDFMYMVEQEMEDRPDLVSVGSCILVGLLHGNNFYVLNLGDSRAILATNETREDGKLKVIQLTETHSVDNEIEYRKLLDDHPEDPSPVINGRVKGKLKLTRAFGVGYLKKSKMNDMLMGILRVRNLCSPPYVYTHPFTMSHTVSEKDQFIVLGSDGLFDFFSNDEVVQLVHLFIQHNPSGDPAKHLVEQLILKAADNAGFSTEELMMIPAGRRRKYHDDVTVIVIMLGNKQWTSTASTSL, encoded by the exons ATGAAAAGACCAGAAGACATCCCTGTTCCTTCAAGGGATCTAAGTGTTAGTTTTGGCTATCAATGCAGCACTACCAGCCCTCCCTCTGTTAATGTACCAAATGGAATTGATTTTTCGGATGGGTTCATGATTCAAAATTCTAATATGAAAACGAGGAGTAGTTCGTTTTCTTGTCTGTCTGGTGCTGCTCTTAGTGCTAATGCCACTCTGGCAAACACAAATATCTGTAATGGTTTTATTGGAGAGGAGATCCTGCCTAGTCTTGATTCGCCAAGATCATTTAAAAGAATGGCATCTTCCCCCTCTCTTTCACGAGTAGACTCTGTCTTCTCATCCTCTCAAAGCAGTATGACTACATTAGGTGGAAGTGCATCAACAGAGAATGACTTTGTTGAAAGTGAAAGGAACTTGTGGAAATCAATGAGTGCTCCTACCAGAATAGAATCCTCCAGCTTTCTCAATGCGATTGACGTACAAATGGCTGGTGGAGCTGCAGGTGAGGACAGAGTCCAAGCTGTGTGTTCTGAAGAAAATGGATGGCTCTTCTGTGGCATATATGATGGATTTAATGGTCGGGATGCTGCTGACTTTTTAGCTGGAACTCTTTATGAGAACATTGGGTTTTATCTTCATTTGCTGGAATGGCGTGCAAAAAAGCAGCATGATCCATTTGAAAGTACCTTAGAAGATGACACAGTCAGGAATGAAATGTTTGGGCATATTGCACCCAACATTTCAGATTCTGGAGGGGTAGGAACTATCGTTCCACATTCTTCAGGTGGAGAATTCACATGTGAACAGTTCCACCATAGTGTGACGGATTGCCTTATTCGGGCTGTTGCCCAAGCTGAAAGTGATTTTATGTACATGGTTGAACAGGAAATGGAAGATCGGCCTGACCTAGTGTCTGTTGGATCATGCATCTTGGTGGGGCTTCTTCATGGGAACAACTTCTATGTTTTAAATTTAGGTGATAGCAGGGCCATACTAGCAACAAATGAGACTCGAGAGGATGGTAAATTGAAGGTCATCCAGCTGACAGAAACTCATAGTGTGGACAATGAAATCGAATATAGAAAACTTTTGGATGATCACCCTGAAGATCCTTCACCTGTCATTAATGGAAGAGTGAAAGGAAAGCTAAAGCTAACCCGGGCATTTGGAGTTGGTTATCTTAAAAAG AGCAAAATGAATGATATGCTGATGGGCATTCTTCGAGTACGAAATTTGTGCAGTCCTCCTTATGTTTACACACATCCATTCACCATGAGCCATACAGTGTCAGAGAAAGATCAATTCATTGTTTTGGGAAGTGATGGACtctttgatttcttcagcaATGATGAAGTTGTGCAACTTGTGCATCTTTTTATTCAGCATAACCCCTCTGGTGATCCTGCAAAACATCTGGTTGAACAGCTCATCCTCAAAGCAGCTGATAATGCAG GCTTCAGTACTGAAGAGTTGATGATGATACCTGCTGGGAGAAGAAGGAAGTACCATGACGATGTTACTGTTATTGTAATCATGCTTGGTAATAAGCAATGGACTTCTACTGCTTCAACATCTCTGTAG
- the LOC100262509 gene encoding large ribosomal subunit protein eL21z/eL21y, whose protein sequence is MPAGHGLRSRTRDLFARPFRKKGYIPLTVYLRTYKIGDYVDIKVNGAIHKGMPHKFYHGRTGKVWNVTKRAIGVEVNKQVGNRIIRKRIHVRVEHVQPSRCREEFKLRKIRNDESKAEAKKRGEKISTKRQPEGPKPGFMVEGATLETVTPIPYDVVNDLKGGY, encoded by the exons atgccGGCAGGTCACGGGCTTAGAAGTAGGACGAGGGATCTGTTTGCTCGTCCATTCAGGAAGAAGGGTTACATCCCTCTCACAGTTTATCTCAGAACCTACAAGATTGGGGATTACGTGGATATCAAGGTGAACGGCGCCATTCACAAGGGCATGCCCCACAAGTTCTATCATGGCCGCACCGGCAAGGTCTGGAACGTCACCAAGCGTGCCATAGGCGTTGAAGTCAACAAACAG gTTGGGAATAGGATTATTAGGAAAAGGATCCATGTGCGGGTGGAACATGTTCAACCATCAAGGTGCAGGGAAGAATTTAAACTGAGGAAAATTCGGAACGATGAGTCGAAAGCCGAGGCAAAAAAGCGTGGGGAGAAGATCAGCACAAAAAGACAGCCAGAAGGACCCAAGCCTGGTTTCATGGTGGAGGGTGCCACCCTAGAAACAGTTACACCAATCCCATATGATGTGGTGAATGACCTCAAGGGCGGATACTGA
- the LOC100259202 gene encoding UPF0481 protein At3g47200 has translation MGEMECVVQVSNRLDNMVDTSTEAEQWKKRSIYRVPTCVTDLNKKAYKPQAVSFGPYHHGEEHLQTMEDHKRRALLHFFKRSDKPIKLLVESLAEVVQDLKDSYDLLDPAWQKDTSAFLQLMIVDGCFMLEILRTATHTMDDYDPNDPIFSDHGRLYIMPYVRRDMLMLENQLPMLVLDKLLAVESDKAKDPELINKLILKFFTTSSPEAGMGKCLHVLDVYRKSLLQEGPGRKPRHYKTRSRADNERGEEIIRSATELDEAGIRMKKSRTQSLKDISFKGGVLKLPVIVVDDTTESMFLNLIAFERLHVGAGNEVTSFIFFMDNIIDNAKDVILLHSRGIIQSALGSDKAVAKLFNSLSKDITLDPDGPLYGVHKKVNDYCRKSWNEWRANLIHTYFRNPWAILSLIAAAFLFALTIAQTVFTIYPYYHPSGDSSSSPSDSLPPKRTPSHH, from the exons ATGGGAGAAATGGAGTGCGTTGTGCAGGTTAGCAATAGACTGGACAACATGGTAGATACCTCCACAGAGGCAGAGCAGTGGAAGAAGAGGTCAATCTACAGAGTACCCACCTGCGTCACTGACCTAAACAAAAAGGCCTATAAGCCTCAGGCGGTGTCTTTTGGGCCTTACCATCATGGAGAGGAGCATTTGCAGACAATGGAGGATCACAAGCGCCGTGCTCTCCTTCATTTCTTCAAGAGATCAGACAAACCTATTAAATTGTTGGTGGAGTCTTTGGCAGAAGTGGTGCAAGATTTGAAGGATTCTTATGATTTGCTTGATCCCGCATGGCAAAAAGATACCAGCGCCTTCTTGCAACTGATGATTGTAGATGGATGTTTCATGCTGGAAATCTTGCGGACAGCTACTCATACAATGGATGACTATGATCCTAATGATCCCATATTCAGTGATCATGGTAGGCTCTACATCATGCCATATGTCAGGCGTGACATGTTGATGCTTGAAAATCAATTACCCATGCTGGTTCTCGACAAGTTGCTTGCTGTTGAAAGTGACAAAGCCAAG GACCCGGAGTTGATTAATAAGCTTATACTCAAGTTCTTTACAACCAGCAGTCCTGAGGCAGGAATGGGCAAATGCCTGCACGTGTTGGATGTGTACAGGAAGAGCCTGCTTCAGGAAGGTCCTGGTCGAAAACCACGTCACTACAAAACAAGAAGTCGTGCAGACAATGAACGTGGTGAAGAAATCATCAGGTCTGCAACAGAGCTTGATGAAGCTGGGATCAGAATGAAGAAAAGTCGTACCCAGAGCCTCAAAGACATCTCATTCAAAGGCGGGGTACTGAAGCTCCCTGTCATTGTTGTAGATGATACCACTGAGTCGATGTTCTTAAACCTCATAGCTTTTGAGCGGCTTCACGTTGGGGCTGGGAACGAGGTGACTTCCTTTATATTCTTCATGGACAACATCATTGACAATGCCAAGGATGTGATCCTGCTGCACTCCCGAGGGATTATCCAGAGCGCCCTTGGAAGCGACAAGGCTGTTGCTAAACTCTTCAATTCACTCTCCAAGGATATAACACTTGACCCTGACGGCCCCCTATATGGAGTGCATAAGAAAGTGAATGACTACTGCAGGAAGAGTTGGAATGAGTGGCGTGCCAATCTCATTCACACCTACTTCAGAAATCCGTGGGCTATTCTATCCCTTATTGCTGCAGCATTCCTTTTTGCACTCACCATAGCTCAAACTGTGTTTACCATCTATCCCTATTACCATCCTAGTGGTGACTCTTCCTCCTCCCCTTCTGATTCACTTCCACCAAAACGCACCCCGTCTCACCATTGA
- the LOC100257389 gene encoding uncharacterized protein LOC100257389 isoform X2, translating into MGMYETVRRDEDPLVLDANTPENLSADVESSLLNSPRSDGSGRGGGNASKRRLVSLDVFRGLTVAIFNLNLSQIMILVDDAGGILPAINHSPWNGLTLADFVMPFFLFIVGVSLALAYKNLSSGYLATKMAVVRALKLLVFGLFLQGGYFHGLNNLTYGVDIEQIRLAGILQRIAVAYFLAAVCEIWLKGDSNVKSGSSLLKKYQFQWAVVLVLTVAYCSLLYGLYVPDWEYSIPSETSSSALKIFKVKCGVRSDTGPACNAVGMIDRNVLGIQHLYKRPIYARMKQCSINSPDYGPLPPNAPTWCQAPFDPEGLLSSVMAIVTCLVGLHYGHIIVHFKDHKDRILHWIVPSSCLLVLGFALDFFGMHVNKALYTLSYMCVTAGAAGILFAGIYLMVDMYGYRRPTIVMEWMGMHALMIYILAACNILPVFLQGFYWRRPQNNIFRLIGIGA; encoded by the exons atggGGATGTATGAGACAGTTAGAAGAGATGAAGATCCACTAGTCCTTGATGCCAACACCCCTGAGAATCTCTCTGCCGATGTTGAATCGTCTCTACTAAATTCTCCCCGCAGTGATGGTAGTGGTCGTGGTGGTGGAAACGCTTCAAAGAGACGTCTTGTTTCACTCGACGTTTTTCGTGGACTCACCGTGGCG ATTTTCAACTTAAACTTGTCGCAGATTATGATACTTGTGGATGATGCGGGTGGAATCTTGCCTGCAATCAATCACTCACCATGGAATGGTTTAACCCTTGCTGATTTTGTCATGccctttttcctctttattgTTGGTGTTTCACTTGCCCTTGCATACAAG AATTTGTCATCGGGCTATTTGGCAACTAAAATGGCAGTGGTAAGGGCTCTGAAGCTTCTAGTATTCGGTCTTTTTCTCCAGG GAGGCTATTTTCATGGCCTGAACAATCTAACTTATGGAGTGGACATTGAACAAATTCGATTGGCGGGTATCCTTCAG AGAATTGCAGTAGCATATTTTCTGGCAGCTGTATGTGAGATATGGCTCAAGGGTGACAGCAATGTTAAATCAGGGTCTTCTTTGCTAAAGAAATATCAATTCCAATG GGCTGTGGTTTTGGTTCTTACTGTTGCATATTGTTCCTTGTTATACGGTCTGTATGTTCCTGACTGGGAATATTCAATTCCAAGTGAAACCTCTTCTTCTGcactgaaaattttcaaa GTGAAATGTGGAGTTCGGAGTGACACTGGACCTGCATGCAATGCTGTTGGAATGATAGATCGTAATGTTTTAGGCATTCAACATTTATACAAGCGACCGATCTATGCACGGATGAAG CAATGCAGTATCAATTCCCCAGATTATGGTCCACTGCCTCCTAATGCTCCAACCTGGTGCCAAGCACCTTTTGATCCTGAAGGGCTCCTGAG TTCAGTGATGGCCATTGTTACTTGCTTGGTCGGTTTGCATTATGGGCACATTATTGTCCATTTTAAG GATCACAAAGATAGGATCCTGCACTGGATAGTCCCATCCTCTTGTCTTTTGGTCTTGGGATTTGCCTTGGACTTCTTTG GGATGCATGTAAACAAGGCTCTTTACACACTTAGTTACATGTGTGTCACCGCTGGTGCTGCTGGCATTCTCTTTGCTGGAATTTATTTGATG GTGGACATGTATGGATATAGACGCCCAACTATTGTCATGGAGTGGATGGGGATGCATGCCTTAATGATTTATATTCTTGCAGCCTGCAATATTTTGCCTGTTTTTTTACAGGGATTTTATTGGCGGAGGCCTCAAAATAACATT TTTAGGTTGATTGGAATTGGGGCATGA
- the LOC100257389 gene encoding uncharacterized protein LOC100257389 isoform X1: MGMYETVRRDEDPLVLDANTPENLSADVESSLLNSPRSDGSGRGGGNASKRRLVSLDVFRGLTVAIFNLNLSQIMILVDDAGGILPAINHSPWNGLTLADFVMPFFLFIVGVSLALAYKNLSSGYLATKMAVVRALKLLVFGLFLQGGYFHGLNNLTYGVDIEQIRLAGILQRIAVAYFLAAVCEIWLKGDSNVKSGSSLLKKYQFQWAVVLVLTVAYCSLLYGLYVPDWEYSIPSETSSSALKIFKVKCGVRSDTGPACNAVGMIDRNVLGIQHLYKRPIYARMKQCSINSPDYGPLPPNAPTWCQAPFDPEGLLSSVMAIVTCLVGLHYGHIIVHFKDHKDRILHWIVPSSCLLVLGFALDFFGMHVNKALYTLSYMCVTAGAAGILFAGIYLMVDMYGYRRPTIVMEWMGMHALMIYILAACNILPVFLQGFYWRRPQNNIVVSLFSTFEKY, from the exons atggGGATGTATGAGACAGTTAGAAGAGATGAAGATCCACTAGTCCTTGATGCCAACACCCCTGAGAATCTCTCTGCCGATGTTGAATCGTCTCTACTAAATTCTCCCCGCAGTGATGGTAGTGGTCGTGGTGGTGGAAACGCTTCAAAGAGACGTCTTGTTTCACTCGACGTTTTTCGTGGACTCACCGTGGCG ATTTTCAACTTAAACTTGTCGCAGATTATGATACTTGTGGATGATGCGGGTGGAATCTTGCCTGCAATCAATCACTCACCATGGAATGGTTTAACCCTTGCTGATTTTGTCATGccctttttcctctttattgTTGGTGTTTCACTTGCCCTTGCATACAAG AATTTGTCATCGGGCTATTTGGCAACTAAAATGGCAGTGGTAAGGGCTCTGAAGCTTCTAGTATTCGGTCTTTTTCTCCAGG GAGGCTATTTTCATGGCCTGAACAATCTAACTTATGGAGTGGACATTGAACAAATTCGATTGGCGGGTATCCTTCAG AGAATTGCAGTAGCATATTTTCTGGCAGCTGTATGTGAGATATGGCTCAAGGGTGACAGCAATGTTAAATCAGGGTCTTCTTTGCTAAAGAAATATCAATTCCAATG GGCTGTGGTTTTGGTTCTTACTGTTGCATATTGTTCCTTGTTATACGGTCTGTATGTTCCTGACTGGGAATATTCAATTCCAAGTGAAACCTCTTCTTCTGcactgaaaattttcaaa GTGAAATGTGGAGTTCGGAGTGACACTGGACCTGCATGCAATGCTGTTGGAATGATAGATCGTAATGTTTTAGGCATTCAACATTTATACAAGCGACCGATCTATGCACGGATGAAG CAATGCAGTATCAATTCCCCAGATTATGGTCCACTGCCTCCTAATGCTCCAACCTGGTGCCAAGCACCTTTTGATCCTGAAGGGCTCCTGAG TTCAGTGATGGCCATTGTTACTTGCTTGGTCGGTTTGCATTATGGGCACATTATTGTCCATTTTAAG GATCACAAAGATAGGATCCTGCACTGGATAGTCCCATCCTCTTGTCTTTTGGTCTTGGGATTTGCCTTGGACTTCTTTG GGATGCATGTAAACAAGGCTCTTTACACACTTAGTTACATGTGTGTCACCGCTGGTGCTGCTGGCATTCTCTTTGCTGGAATTTATTTGATG GTGGACATGTATGGATATAGACGCCCAACTATTGTCATGGAGTGGATGGGGATGCATGCCTTAATGATTTATATTCTTGCAGCCTGCAATATTTTGCCTGTTTTTTTACAGGGATTTTATTGGCGGAGGCCTCAAAATAACATTGTAGTTTCTTTATTCtctacttttgaaaaatattag
- the LOC100252252 gene encoding histone-lysine N-methyltransferase ASHR2, with the protein MTSSASKVGESGLVKTVEIEGRGRALVASQSLRGGQIILTDSPILLYSAHPLSSSSNAYCSNCFRHLQTCSTLVSCSSCPCLFCSPDCLTHALSSSHSPWACLTLSLLRASPSLSLSHSERQVQARFLVAAYNLAIVSPSHFHILLSLQGMALPSSDSDAPTFLHSLLSSLSPPQGVAGFSVELTTALLAKDKLNAFGLMEPPALAPGGERSVRAYGIYPKASFFNHDCLPNACRFDYVDTASHHNTDITIRLIHDVPEGSEICLSYFPVNETYADRQKRLLEDYGFTCYCDRCRVEANWKDDDEQEEEQDDEGQVMDEDQDEQMIGSENEIEIGDGGGENDFPHAYFFLRYMCTRENCWGTLAPLPPSDSDASPSNLMECNVCGNSKKSDEDFNSDEDRLSVDD; encoded by the coding sequence ATGACTAGTTCTGCTTCAAAGGTGGGAGAGAGCGGCCTGGTGAAGACGGTAGAGATTGAAGGAAGGGGGAGGGCTCTGGTTGCCTCTCAATCACTCAGAGGCGGCCAAATCATCCTCACAGACTCTCCTATCCTCCTCTATTCCGCACATCCTCTTTCCTCCTCCTCCAACGCTTACTGTTCCAACTGCTTCAGGCACTTACAAACTTGTTCCACCCTCGTCTCCTGCTCTTCATGCCCTTGTCTCTTCTGCTCCCCCGATTGCCTCACTCATGCCCTCTCTTCCTCCCACTCTCCCTGGGCCTGCTTAACCCTATCTCTTTTGCGCGCTTCTccctctctctcactctcccATTCCGAACGCCAAGTCCAAGCCCGTTTTCTAGTCGCCGCATACAATCTCGCCATCGTCTCCCCTTCCCACTTCCACATATTGCTTTCTCTTCAAGGCATGGCTCTACCCTCCTCTGATTCTGACGCTCCCACCTTCCTCCATTCCCTCCTCTCTTCCCTCTCTCCTCCTCAGGGCGTTGCCGGATTCTCTGTAGAGCTCACCACCGCTTTGCTCGCCAAGGACAAGCTCAATGCTTTCGGTCTAATGGAGCCTCCCGCACTTGCCCCAGGCGGCGAGAGATCCGTCAGAGCTTATGGAATCTACCCCAAAGCTTCTTTCTTCAACCACGATTGTCTTCCCAATGCTTGCCGATTCGATTATGTCGATACTGCCTCCCACCATAATACTGACATCACCATTAGACTCATTCATGATGTTCCCGAGGGAAGTGAGATTTGTTTGAGTTATTTTCCCGTGAATGAGACTTATGCTGACAGACAGAAGAGGCTGCTGGAAGATTACGGCTTTACCTGTTATTGTGACCGTTGTCGGGTTGAAGCTAATTGGAAAGATGATGATGAGCAAGAGGAGGAGCAGGATGATGAGGGCCAAGTGATGGATGAGGACCAGGATGAACAAATGATTGGTTCAGAAAATGAGATCGAGATTGGAGATGGAGGAGGGGAAAATGATTTCCCTCACGCCTATTTCTTTTTGAGATACATGTGCACTAGAGAAAATTGCTGGGGCACACTGGCTCCATTGCCTCCATCGGATTCAGATGCATCTCCTTCTAATCTCATGGAATGTAACGTCTGTGGAAACTCGAAGAAGTCTGATGAAGACTTCAACAGCGATGAAGACAGGCTCTCTGTGGATGACTGA